The Daucus carota subsp. sativus chromosome 2, DH1 v3.0, whole genome shotgun sequence genome includes a window with the following:
- the LOC135150531 gene encoding toll/interleukin-1 receptor-like protein — protein MAKETSFCHVFLSFRGETRNKFTCFLYEALRAQGFVVFMDKTDICVGDEVDLRIKEGIRNSMSAIIIFSQNYAYSTWCLDELVLILEHRKNSKYFIIPILYEVEIRDIKYQLGNYGLALEKHRERHSDKVEKWREALVEVGKILGDHVEG, from the coding sequence ATGGCTAAGGAAACCTCATTTTGTCATgtcttcttgagcttcagaGGGGAAACTCGCAACAAGTTTACATGCTTCTTGTACGAGGCTTTGAGGGCTCAAGGATTTGTAGTTTTCATGGACAAAACGGATATTTGTGTCGGAGATGAAGTGGATTTAAGGATCAAAGAGGGGATCAGAAACTCTATGAGCGCCATAATTATATTTTCCCAAAATTATGCTTATTCTACGTGGTGTCTGGATGAACTCGTCCTCATTTTAGAACACAGAAAGAACTCCAAGTATTTTATCATACCGATTTTGTATGAGGTTGAAATCAGAGATATTAAATACCAGCTTGGGAATTACGGCCTTGCGCTTGAAAAGCATAGGGAAAGACACAGCGACAAGGTGGAGAAGTGGAGAGAAGCTCTGGTAGAAGTTGGTAAAATTCTTGGAGACCATGTGGAGGGGTAA